A region of Dioscorea cayenensis subsp. rotundata cultivar TDr96_F1 chromosome 5, TDr96_F1_v2_PseudoChromosome.rev07_lg8_w22 25.fasta, whole genome shotgun sequence DNA encodes the following proteins:
- the LOC120260750 gene encoding LOW QUALITY PROTEIN: myb-related protein Hv33-like (The sequence of the model RefSeq protein was modified relative to this genomic sequence to represent the inferred CDS: deleted 1 base in 1 codon): MGRHSCCAKQKLRKGLWSPEEDEKLFNHITRYGIGCWSSVPKQAGLQRCGKSCRLRWINYLRPDLKRGAFSQVEEDLIIGLHEILGNRWSQIAAQLPGRTDNEIKNYWNSCLKKKLKQKGIDPSTHKPLIEIEPLEPQEQKPDVKDSRTNSFKPVFNPFPMCEFEAVIDTLETNINLYNQLQQNFRPFDPNVFAANSEFDLIQPHDSGLFDYNTVFDVSESYGTGESSSNSSNWNCNLGTQLNNVICNETVNWSSETNKLEALFQMEVNATVQAQQGKKELYPWPQEQQQEQNSEDYNSFPSQSRSQEISDGCFDLSQGQFDADFL, translated from the exons ATGGGCCGACATTCATGTTGTGCTAAGCAGAAGTTAAGGAAAGGTCTTTGGTCACCTGAAGAAGATGAGAAACTATTCAACCACATCACTAGATATGGTATTGGTTGCTGGAGCTCTGTTCCTAAACAAGCAG GATTGCAAAGATGTGGGAAGAGTTGCAGATTAAGATGGATAAATTACTTGAGGCCAGACCTTAAAAGAGGAGCCTTTTCACAAGTGGAAGAGGACTTGATCATTGGATTGCATGAGATTTTAGGCAATAG GTGGTCTCAGATTGCAGCTCAATTACCA GGACGGACTGATAACGAGATCAAAAACTACTGGAACTCATGTctcaagaaaaagcttaagcaAAAGGGCATTGACCCAAGCACTCACAAGCCATTGATTGAGATAGAACCACTAGAACCACAAGAACAAAAGCCAGATGTAAAGGATTCTAGGACAAACTCTTTCAAACCTGTCTTTAATCCATTCCCTATGTGTGAATTCGAGGCGGTTATCGATACATTGGAGACCAACATTAACCTTTACAACCAACTCCAGCAGAATTTCAGACCTTTTGATCCGAATGTATTTGCTGCAAACTCCGAATTCGATCTTATTCAGCCTCATGATTCAGGACTTTTTGACTATAATACTGTTTTTGATGTTTCGGAGAGCTATGGTACCGGAGAAAGCTCAAGTAACAGTAGTAACTGGAACTGCAATTTAGGAACTCAATTGAACAATGTCATATGCAATGAAACAGTGAACTGGAGTTCTGAAACCAATAAATTGGAAGCATTATTCCAGATGGAGGTGAATGCAACAGTGCAAGCTCAACAAGGCAAGAAGGAGCTTTATCCATGGCCGCAAGAACAACAGCAGGAGCAGAACTCAGAGGATTACAATAGCTTCCCATCACAGTCGCGCTCTCAAGAGATTTCCGACGGGTGTTTCGACCTATCTCAAGGACAATTTGACGCTGATTTTCTTTAA